CCAACGCCGACGCCCTGAATGAAGCGCAGCACGGTCAGGATGACCGCGCCCCAGATGCCGATGCTCTCATAGGTCGGGACCAGCGCCACCGCGAAGGTGGCGAGCCCCATCAGCAGAAGCGTCGCGATCAGCGTCGATTTGCGGCCGATGCGGTCGCCATAATGGCCGAAAATGGCGGCGCCGACGGGACGGGCGATGAAGCCGACGGCGTAGATCGCGAAGGCCTCGAGCGTGCCGACCCACGGATCGGAGTGCGGAAAGAACAGTTTTGCGAAAACGAGGCCGGTGACCGTCGAGTAGAGGAAGAAATCGTACCACTCGATGGCGGTGCCGATGGTGGAGGCGACCACGGCGCGGCGCAGCTGAATCTGGTGCTCGCTGTCGGGCAGCGAGATCGGGTCGACATTGGACAGGGACATGGCGGGAACCTTTCCTGGAGCGCCGCCCCCTCCTTTGCATGGGGTTGTTTTGCGAAAAAAACTTCCCAAACCGCGTGACGGTTCCAATAGGGCCACAGCCGGACCGCGCGCCGCCCGGTTCCGGCGGCGGCGGTCGGCCGCCGCACGACTGTGAAGCAGCTCACATGCGTTTTCCGCCCGCCTGCGCTATTCATGCGGGCAACCGGTGGTGGGCCGTCCAATGGATCGCAGCAATGACGATGCGGCGTATGATGGCTTGGTGGTTCTGGCTCGTGCTGTCGGGACGATTTCTCGACCGCTTCCTCAGCCTGCCGCCCGCTCCGCGGGACTAGACTAGCCTGCGCATGATCCGGAAAACTGTGTAACGGTTTTTTCTCTCGACAAACGCAGAGCGTTTGCGCGGAGATGATGCGCAACTCAAGGGCTTAGGTCTGCCCGATCAGCTTGCGGAACGCCGCCGCGCCGTCCTGCACGGCATCGCGCCCCTTCCAGGCGAGATAGGTCAGCTTGCCGGTGAGCGAGTCATGGTTGCGCAGGCGGCGCGAGCCGAGGATGTGGCCGACATTGGCCGGGAAGCGGCTGACCTCGGCGGCGACGAGCGCGGCGATCGCGTCCATCAATTGCTGGAGGCGGATGCCCCACTCCGATGGCTCGATCTCGTCGATGCGGACCTTGAGCGCATATTCGGTGTCATAGATCTCGGCGAGCAGGTCGCGCGCGACCAGCACCCGGTTGTGCTTGAGCGCGACCCGGAGCGCCAGGCGCTTGTCGTCGAGCCGGTCGAGCACCATCGGAACCGTAATGGCGTAGGGCGTGGCGGCGATGTCGACGGCGGTTTTGGTCGGCGCGGCTTTGGTGGCGAGGCGGATCAGCTGCCAGGGCGTCTTAAGCCGCCGCGCCACCAGCGTCAGCGCAAAGGGCAGCGCCTCGGGATTGGTCTTCCTGAAGGTGTCGAGCCGCGCGGTGATCTGCGCCACCTGGCCGTCGTCGAACTTCGAGATCTTTTCGGGCAGCTTCTCGTTGAATTTTGCCAGCGCGTTGTGGGCGCGCAGGACCTGCAGCATCTTGGTCACGTCGTCGAAGGCGAAGCGCGAGGCGGTGTAGTGCCCGAGCTTGGCGCGTGCGAGCTCGGTGCCATCGGGCGAGGCGAGCGTGTTCTCGAGGACCTTGATGACCTTGATCTGGAACGCGGTCGCGGTCTTCTGCGCGTCCTTCGGGCTATTGGCGGCGACCTGGTCGTTGATCGCCTTGATGTAGTCGCGCGCCATGGTCGGCAGCAGGTCGCGGCAGATCCACTCCCAGATCGGCGTCAGCGTGTTGCGCGAGATCCGCCCCATATTGGCGTGCTCGGGCGCACCGTCGATCAGAAGCAGCTCGAGCGGTGCGAAGAAAAAGCGCGCCGGATTGGCGCGCGCCTGGGGCGAACCGTCCTTGCGGAATTCGGCGCGCAGCTTCGCCTGGATGTCGGGCGAGCCCGGCATGTCGATCCCGCAAAGCTCGAGCCGCTCGAGCTCGCTGAGCAGACAGCTCCGCGACAACGGCGTCAGCCGCTGCAGGAATTCCCAGAGCTGATTGACCTCGCTCATGGCACGCAATTTTCCGCAACTTTTCCGGAGCTGTTACTTGGTTCCTCGCGAGGAGGCATTTGCGCGCTCTCAACTGTGCTTCAGAGAAGCAAGTCACTGTTAATTAATTGGTAAAGTCGTAGGGCGCGGCGCTCCGCCCGCTATCCTGACGTTAAGAATGGACTTCAAGAAACGCCCGAGATTTAGGTAGATTTGCAACCGCTAGGCGGTCCGCTGGTCATCATAGCAAGCAGGAATTGTGCCGTCGCCGGGGATTTGCTGCAAAATCGCCAAGTTCACCGTAGTCTTACGGAGCAAAAAGTTAACCACGATTCGCCCCGGGTTCCGCTAAACGAAGCCCATGGGGCAACAGAATGATCCGATCGCTGATTCGCGATCGTCGGCTTGGTACGAAAGCAGCACGTCTCAGCACGAAGAGCTCGAACTCGCCCGGTTGAACGCCGCCTGCGCCAAGGCTTCCGAGGAGACCGCCGCCGCGATAGCCCGCGAGCTGAATGGCCCTCTGACCGCCCTTCTCCTCTACATGGGCGAGATCAAGCATCACAGCGACCAGCTTTCCCCGGTCTTCGCCGATCGGACCTATTTGCAGCGCGTGGTCGAGAATGCGCTGGCGCAGACCGAGCGCGTCTGCACGTTGGTCAAGCAGCTCGGCGGCGGGCCGCGGAACGGAGTGTCGGGGATCGACGCCAGCGAGGCGACGGCCTTGCGCCCGGCCAGCAGCGAGCTCTCAGGCCCGCATGGCTCGAAGCGGTTGACCCGGCGCGAACGCGAGGTGCTGCGGCTGATCACCGAAGGCTATTCGAACAAGCAGGGCGCGCTGCGAATGCAGATCAGCCCGCGCACCTTCGAGAGCCATCGCGCGGAGGCCATGCGCAAGCTCGGGGCGCGCAACACCGCGGATCTGGTCCGCGCGGCGCTGCTGCATTCGATCGATTGAGGCCGGCTGTACGGGCGGTGGTGGGGCCGGCTGCCGTGTCAGTAATAGTCGTCCGCGAAGGGGCGCAGGCGCGAGGTCGGACGCAGCGGCTTCACCTCGTCCTTCGGCGCGCTCGGGATGATCGTGATGGTCCAGCGCGGCGGGATGCTCGATTCCTGTTCCAGCACGGAGCGCACGAAGCCTGTCACCGTCTCCTCGCCCGATTTCACCGTTGCCATACGGCCGTTGAACTGAGCGATGCGGAAGCGGCGGACTTCCTTCTGGTCCGCGGTTTCATAGGTGAACATGGAAACCCTCCTGGTCTCGCGCGACTATCGCCACCTATGATTAGCCAAATGTTGATTAGCCATGTGTGAAAATCCCAAGCCGTAGAAGTACGGCGGGATTTTGCCCGAGGGATCAGGCGTCCTCGTCGCGCGCCGCGGCATAGGCTTTCGCCATCGCGTCCAGCAGCTCGCGGTAGACGGCGTCGTCGAGCGCCGCCGCGTTTCGCTCGAGCTCTTGGGCAAGCGCCGCGAGCCGCCGATAGCCGAAGGTGCGCGCCGCGCTTTTCAGCGAATGGGCTTCGCGTTCGATCCGACCGCGCTGCTGCGCAAGGGTGAGGTCGCCGAACCGCTTCAGGCGCGCATCCGTCTCGCTCCAGAACACGGCGCGGACTTCGCCGGCCCCGTCCTCTCCGATCTCGCGCACCAGCGCCTGGAATGCACCGGGATCCCGTGCCGGCTCGGCGGCGAGGGCGGATTCGGCGGACAGCAGAGCGGCAACTTCGCGCATGAGAGGGTTCTAGCGGCTGAACGTCTACGCCGTGTAAATTCCCTGCCGCGTGACACTATGCATGATCGGGCGGCTGCTGCGGGGCAGCGGATCATCGCGGCCCAAGCAGCCGGTCGTACTGCGCCTTCACCGTGGCATAGCATTCGCACGCGGTCTGGCGCAGCCCGTCGAGATTGTTGATCTGGATGTGGCCGCGGCTGTAGTGGATGAAATCGGCCTGTTGCAGCGTGTTGGCGACCAGCGAGACGCTGTTGCGCCGCGCGCCGATCATCTGAGCGAGGTTTTCCTGGGTCAGCAGCAGCCTGACGTCGCCCGACAGGTCGTGGATTTGCAACAGGCACCGCGACAGCCGCGACTCCACGGGATGGGCGGCATTGCAGCCGGCGGTCTGCTGGACCTGCGCGTAGACCGCAAGCCCGTGGCGCGCCAGCAGGGTCCGCAGGGAGGAACTCTGATCGGCCGCCACGCACAACCGGTCGAGATCCATGACCGAGGCCGTTCCGCCGACGAGCACCACCGCGCTGTTCAGCGCGCGCGCATCACCCATCGCTGACAATGTTCCGAGCAGGCTATCGCGACCGATCATCGCAACCTGCACATGTTCGCCCTTGGCGAGTTCCACGACAAGCGAGATCACGCCGCGATGAGGGAAGTAGGCGCGTTTGAGCGTTTCGCCCGTCTCCACCAGCACGGCCTCATGGGGCAGATCGCTGGTGCGTAAGTGCGGGCGGATCAAATCATAGTCATCCGCCGACAGCGCAGACAGGAAACCATTGGATGGACGCACCATCGTTTCCATAACTGCCTCCCGTCTTTCCCAGCCGGCGAAGCGCTGACACGCATTCGCCATCTCTCGCACGGGTCTAGGCGCGCATCATGTGCCTTCCCGGATATGTTGGCAATTGGACATATAGCGTCCTGATGGGCGTGAGCAGCTTGTGTGCACGTCGGCATGCACACCGGGTCGCGTCACCACGACGCAGCCAGCCGGCTCAAGGAGCGGATACCAGCAGCCGTGCATAGACATTTTTCACCGCTCCGTAACACGCACAGCATGTTGCCTCCAACGCATGAAAGTCCGTGATTTCGATCTGGCCGCGGCTGTAGCGGATGATGCCGGCCCGCTGTAGCGAATGCGCGACCAGCGAGATCGCGTTGCGCCGAACCCCGATCATTTGCGCCAGCAGTTCCTGCGTCAGTGGAACGGTCGTACCGTCGCAGAGGTCGCGGGCGCGCAGCAGCCAGCGCGCAAGCCTGGCCTCGACCGGGTGCAGCGTGTTGCAGAGCAGGGATTGTTGCACGTGGGCCAGCAGCGCCTGTTCGTGCCGGACCATCAGGCGACGGAATTCCGGGCTTCGGTCGGCGATGTCCCGAAACGCGGTGTGGTCCAGGCTCACGGCTGTGCCGCGAAACAGCACGACGGCATCCGCCAGCGCAGTCCAGCCGGCCAGTGCCGCGCCGCTGCCGATGACACTGTCGCGGCCCAGCATCGCCACCTCGATCGTCTGACCGCCAGCGAGCTTGACCGTGATCGAGACCGCGCCGCGAAGTGGAAAGTAGACCTGCTTCGGCGGAACTCCATCAACGCCGAGCGACATCTCCCTGACCAGCTCGACGGCCACGAGATGAGGCTCCAGCAGCTTGAAGTCTGCTGCATCGAGCGTCCCGAGCAATTGATTGGGCGGGCGACCGCTTGCAGTCATGCGAAATCAATCCGGCGCTGCGGTTCGTCGTCACGCCGCGCGCTGCGTCTCGTGGCGCTGTTGCACGGCTGATCGACGATACAATATGAGTTGTGCATTGGTCCATATACACGTTAGGGGGCAGACGCGCGCGCTGCTTGCGCAAGCCGTTCACGCCTGCGTCAGCCGCTTGCTGCCATCAACGAGTGCCTGTCGGAAGACCATGCCGGCAGAGCTCTTTCAGCGGCGCGATTGGGTTAGCACGCTCTCGCCCGATGCGCTCACGGGGTAAGGGTCTGTTTACCGCGAACGCGGGTCGTCTGCGTCACTCTCGTCGCGACAACCGCCGGCCTTGCGGGCGATGCCCGATACGGATGATTTGATTCAATCCGAGCGGCACCGGCATAGCACCTTTCACCGCCGAGGCTTTTTATTGCGGGGCGTAACCAACTCGCGGCGCGTGGCCAGTCGCGTCATCGTTGCGGCGCCTGCGGCCGTTTTTGCCGAACGCAAACTTGTCTTCAATATCCGTATTAGCACGGAGGTCGAAATTAACGCGGCCGTGAAATGCGATGTCTAACGGTTGAGAGGAGGCGTTGCGTCGATGTCGGGAAGGCGAAGCCGGCGTTGCCACGACACCCTCCGCTGAAGTCCAAGCTAGTAAGGCGTATTCCATGGATGATCTGTTGCGGGAGTTTTTGACGGAGACCAGCGAGAGCCTGGACACCGTCGACAATCAGCTGGTGAAGTTCGAGCAGGAGCCGAACAACGCCAAGATCCTGGATAACATCTTCCGCCTCGTCCACACCATCAAGGGTACCTGCGGCTTTCTGGGTTTGCCGCGGCTCGAAGCGCTGGCGCATGCCGGCGAGACCTTGATGGGCAAATTCCGCGACGGCATGCCGGTGACCGCCGAGGCGGTGACGGTGATCCTGTCGTCGATCGATCGCATCAAGGAGATTCTGGCCGGGCTCGAGGCGACCGAAGCCGAGCCCGAGGGCACCGACCGCGACCTCATCGACAAGCTGGAAGCGATGGTCGAGCAGGGCATGGCGGCGATGTCCGGCTCGGCGCAGCCGATGCCGACAGGTGGCGCCGCAGCGGTTGCCGACGCGCCGCCGCTGGCGCCGGAAGCCCCGGCCGCGCCCGCCAAAGAGCTGACCCAGGGCACGCTGATCGAGCAGACGCTGGAGCGTCCGTTGCGTCCGGGCGAGGTCTCGCTCGACGAGCTCGAGCGCGCCTTCCGCGAGACCGCGATCGAGGTGCCGGTGCCGGCGGCTGCTGCTGTCGCCGCGCCCGCCGCGAAGGATGCTGCAAAATCCGCCAGGGAAGCCAAACCCTCGCCGAAGAAATCGATGGCGGACGAGGCCGTCACCGAAGGCGACCGCGTCGCCAACCAGTCGATCCGCGTCAACGTGGATACGCTGGAGCATCTGATGACCATGGTCTCCGAGCTGGTCCTGACCCGCAACCAGCTGCTCGAGATCTCCCGCCGCAACGAGGACACCGAGTTCAAGGTGCCGTTGCAGCGCCTCTCCAACGTCACCGCCGAGCTGCAGGAGGGCGTCATGAAGACGCGCATGCAGCCGATCGGCAATGCCTGGCAGAAGCTGCCGCGCATCGTCCGCGACCTGTCGAGCGAACTCGGCAAGCAGATCGAGCTGGAGATGCACGGCGCCGACACCGAGCTCGACCGCCAGGTGCTCGACCTGATCAAGGATCCGCTCACCCACATGGTGCGCAACTCCGCCGACCACGGCCTGGAGACCCCGGCCGAGCGCCTGGCGAGCGGCAAGGGCGAGCAGGGCACCATCCGGCTGTCCGCCTATCACGAGGGCGGCCACATCATCATCTGCATCGCCGACAACGGCCGCGGCCTCAACACCGAGAGGATCAAGGCCAAGGCGCTCTCTAGCGGTCTCGTCAGCGAGGCCGAGCTGGAGAAGATGAGCGAAGCGCAGATCCACAAGTT
This genomic interval from Bradyrhizobium sp. CB82 contains the following:
- a CDS encoding Crp/Fnr family transcriptional regulator, encoding METMVRPSNGFLSALSADDYDLIRPHLRTSDLPHEAVLVETGETLKRAYFPHRGVISLVVELAKGEHVQVAMIGRDSLLGTLSAMGDARALNSAVVLVGGTASVMDLDRLCVAADQSSSLRTLLARHGLAVYAQVQQTAGCNAAHPVESRLSRCLLQIHDLSGDVRLLLTQENLAQMIGARRNSVSLVANTLQQADFIHYSRGHIQINNLDGLRQTACECYATVKAQYDRLLGPR
- a CDS encoding helix-turn-helix transcriptional regulator, translated to MGQQNDPIADSRSSAWYESSTSQHEELELARLNAACAKASEETAAAIARELNGPLTALLLYMGEIKHHSDQLSPVFADRTYLQRVVENALAQTERVCTLVKQLGGGPRNGVSGIDASEATALRPASSELSGPHGSKRLTRREREVLRLITEGYSNKQGALRMQISPRTFESHRAEAMRKLGARNTADLVRAALLHSID
- a CDS encoding Crp/Fnr family transcriptional regulator, which encodes MTASGRPPNQLLGTLDAADFKLLEPHLVAVELVREMSLGVDGVPPKQVYFPLRGAVSITVKLAGGQTIEVAMLGRDSVIGSGAALAGWTALADAVVLFRGTAVSLDHTAFRDIADRSPEFRRLMVRHEQALLAHVQQSLLCNTLHPVEARLARWLLRARDLCDGTTVPLTQELLAQMIGVRRNAISLVAHSLQRAGIIRYSRGQIEITDFHALEATCCACYGAVKNVYARLLVSAP
- a CDS encoding Hpt domain-containing protein produces the protein MREVAALLSAESALAAEPARDPGAFQALVREIGEDGAGEVRAVFWSETDARLKRFGDLTLAQQRGRIEREAHSLKSAARTFGYRRLAALAQELERNAAALDDAVYRELLDAMAKAYAAARDEDA